Part of the Sphingobacterium sp. LZ7M1 genome, GTTTTGCTGTTTTATTTACACCTATGATTGTGGCGGATGCATAACCGGTCCAATTGCCGTATCCGACGAGCCACAATCCGGGCATTTCTAATGATTTACTTTCACTGGTCTTTGCAACGCCCTTTTCGTCTATGTGTATCAATGATTTCAGATAAGAAGTATCATAACCGAATCCTGTACACCAAATAATAGCATCAAATTCCTCCTTGTCCCCACTATGCCAAATCACCCCCTTATCATATAACTTATCGAATGTGCCGCTTGACACTAATACGCCTCTGCTTTGGGCCTCTTTAACAGATGGAACCATGACGATATTTCCTAGATTATACTGCGATGCATCGAAGGGTTTGCCTTCTTTTTCGGCCTTGTATCGCGCCGAGGCTACGTTAAACAGATAATATCCGTCTACTTCATCAGGCAAAAATTCAGGTTCCTTTTTGGTTGACCACTTTACAGCGGTAACTTTTGAGACCTCTGCGACAATCTGGGCACCGGAGTTACCTTCGCCTACCACCAGCGTTTTCAGTCCAGTAAAGTCTTTTGGATTTTTATACTTTCCTGAATGAATTTGAAGCCCCTTAAAATCTTCTATTCCTGCTAGCTTTGGAATAGCCGGATTGCCCCATGTCCCAGTTGCCGAAATAACTGTTTTAGCTTTTAAAGCCCCCTGATGGGTAAGGACCTTAAAAACAATCCCATCCTTTTTAATTTCAACAACTTCAACACCCCTCCTCACATTCAGTTGATAATGCTCTTCGTACTTACGCAAATAGTCAATTGCTTCTTGTCTGAGCGGAAACCGATGCTCAGATTTTGGCATCAGCCATCCCGGTAAAGAGCTGTAATCTGCTGGAGAAAATAGGGTCAGGCTATCCCAGCTATGGAGCCAGGCACCACCCGAAATATCCTGTTTATCCAGTATAAGATATTTCAGTTTTGCCCGCCTTAGATAATATCCACATGCTAGCGCACTTTGGCCTCCGCCAATAACAATAACATCAAAGATCTCATCCATTGATTTAGCTTTAATACATGTTATTTAAAAGACATCTGACATTCTACAGCGAATTAGCAACATCCTCCACCCGGTGTACACGAATTATTTTCAGTACCTGTAACTACAGAAAGATTTATCTTTTGCTTTTCGGAAGGTATCCCGCATGCATCCTGTGCAAGACAGGCAGTAGTCTTACTTTTCAATATAAAAGTTCTGCCATTGAATTCCAGATCATATTTCCCAATTGTGTCACTTTGATATTCC contains:
- a CDS encoding ArsO family NAD(P)H-dependent flavin-containing monooxygenase — translated: MDEIFDVIVIGGGQSALACGYYLRRAKLKYLILDKQDISGGAWLHSWDSLTLFSPADYSSLPGWLMPKSEHRFPLRQEAIDYLRKYEEHYQLNVRRGVEVVEIKKDGIVFKVLTHQGALKAKTVISATGTWGNPAIPKLAGIEDFKGLQIHSGKYKNPKDFTGLKTLVVGEGNSGAQIVAEVSKVTAVKWSTKKEPEFLPDEVDGYYLFNVASARYKAEKEGKPFDASQYNLGNIVMVPSVKEAQSRGVLVSSGTFDKLYDKGVIWHSGDKEEFDAIIWCTGFGYDTSYLKSLIHIDEKGVAKTSESKSLEMPGLWLVGYGNWTGYASATIIGVNKTAKQTILEIEEFLKNSN